The following are encoded together in the Phaseolus vulgaris cultivar G19833 chromosome 9, P. vulgaris v2.0, whole genome shotgun sequence genome:
- the LOC137820203 gene encoding phosphatidate phosphatase PAH2-like isoform X2 encodes MQTVGRILSQGVYTVSGPFHPFGGAVDIVVVEQQDGSFKSSPWYVRFGKFQGVLKSREKVIDISVNGVRAGFQMYLDHKGEAYFLRETVAQEEGNLMFPSSSSPTSDAKSDHSRRSRSCDYDGGDDVAKTGSRRSRILGFVFGRRSLKQRAGNGDGIGNRVGSLERAEIAANLLDLKWSTNLSGEQGQEVLATSSGDGNVVVNDGQLKEGACLGRECDLNGKEVVYDIAESDVQVACVKVKLVEKELNGEEVSGVSTVDTSGDNSNDISKEDVSADGVCRETPETSKLGVSCSSEHAQEVVYLAGAAGCEEVRVHVHDEVLHRATVLLSEGTQAVEVIEKADLGMPVLGISEFHSGVQQINCMDSGDIIYNEVDIEEQSISPKPQTFSIGHCSGEKVEPNLPSSYSILHDQAISENIMHKDVSSSLSTPLDSVDDCLPRKASRRSPSPSSEDQNFLFTDLDEIVINDRSERTHLPEHLDKEDRVSYEDDTEKLTAISGPIAIRRNEAVGEKVGQHSGSLPNLSFGSDIVVQHDVRCPLSQSLDSRSKSLPCEFPRKDDLECQKPDEDKGNHLTPEESGAKDYHDSGEIKGDDLSTHNPSPAGNWRLWPFSSKRTGSKDSMLPPSLSDVKTTTDGNCLENTISTAINKDKPKPNLKKINVRETTPTSEQVASLNLKDGMNTVTFTFSTAVLGNQQVDARIYLWKWNTRVVISDVDGTITRSDVLGQFMPLVGIDWSQTGVAHLFSAIKENGYQLLFLSARSISQAYLTRQFLVNLKQDGKVLPDGPVVISPDGLFPSLYREGIRMKSATLRLEFPWEKSS; translated from the exons ATGCAAACGGTGGGGAGAATACTGAGTCAGGGCGTGTATACGGTTTCGGGCCCGTTTCATCCGTTCGGTGGCGCCGTCGATATTGTGGTGGTAGAACAGCAAGATGGAAGTTTCAAGTCCTCGCCCTGGTACGTTCGATTCGGCAAATTCCAGGGGGTTTTGAAGTCAAGGGAAAAGGTGATTGATATCTCTGTCAATGGGGTGCGTGCGGGTTTCCAAATGTATCTCGATCATAAGGGGGAAGCTTACTTTCTCAGGGAAACCGTTGCACAAGAAGAAGGCAATTTGATGTTTCCGTCTTCTTCGTCTCCTACTAGCGATGCTAAAAGTGATCACTCTCGCAGGTCCAGGAGTTGCGATTATGACGGTGGAGATGATGTGGCAAAGACTGGTTCTCGCCGTTCCAGAATACTTGGCTTTGTGTTTGGGAGGAGGTCTTTGAAGCAGAGAGCGGGTAATGGTGATGGGATTGGGAACAGGGTGGGTTCGTTGGAGCGTGCTGAGATTGCGGCTAACTTGTTAGACCTCAAGTGGTCCACTAATCTCTCCGGGGAACAAGGGCAAGAGGTTCTTGCTACCTCGTCTGGGGATGGTAACGTGGTCGTGAACGATGGTCAGTTGAAAGAGGGAGCTTGTCTTGGTCGTGAGTGTGACTTGAATGGGAAGGAAGTTGTGTATGATATTGCAGAGTCTGACGTGCAAGTTGCGTGCGTGAAGGTGAAGCTTGTGGAAAAGGAATTGAATGGAGAAGAAGTTTCTGGTGTGAGCACTGTTGATACATCGGGTGATAATAGTAATGATATTTCCAAAGAGGATGTTTCGGCTGATGGGGTTTGCCGTGAAACACCAGAGACTTCCAAGTTGGGCGTGTCTTGTTCTAGTGAACACGCTCAAGAGGTGGTGTACCTTGCTGGCGCAGCAGGATGTGAAGAAGTCCGCGTCCATGTCCATGATGAAGTCTTGCATCGTGCAACTGTACTGCTATCTGAG GGTACACAAGCTGTGGAAGTTATTGAGAAAGCTGATCTTGGGATGCCGGTACTGGGGATCTCTGAGTTCCATTCCGGGGTTCAGCAAATAAATTGTATGGATTCTGGTGATATTATTTATAATGAGGTGGATATTGAAGAGCAATCAATATCTCCAAAACCTCAAACTTTTAGCATAGGACATTGTTCAGGTGAGAAAGTTGAGCCCAATTTACCTTCCAGCTACAGCATTCTGCATGACCAAGCCATAAGCGAGAATATAATGCACAAGGACGTCTCCAGCTCATTATCGACTCCTCTGGACTCTGTTGATGATTGTTTACCTAGAAAAGCATCAAGGAGATCACCATCACCAAGTTCAGAGGATCAAAATTTCCTTTTCACTGACCTTGATGAAATTGTAATCAATGATCGATCAGAGAGAACACACTTACCTGAACATTTAGATAAAGAAGATCGTGTTTCTTATGAGGATGACACTGAAAAGTTAACAGCAATATCCGGTCCTATAGCCATTCGTAGAAATGAAGCTGTTGGAGAGAAAGTTGGGCAACATTCGGGATCCTTGCCAAATCTTTCTTTTGGCAGTGACATTGTGGTCCAACATGATGTTCGTTGTCCTTTAAGTCAATCACTGGACTCAAGATCAAAATCCTTGCCATGTGAATTTCCTCGAAAAGATGATTTAGAATGTCAAAAACCGGATGAAGACAAAGGAAACCACCTAACACCCGAGGAGTCAGGTGCCAAGGATTATCATGATTCTGGGGAAATCAAAG GAGATGATCTATCAACACACAACCCTTCCCCTGCTGGAAACTGGAGACTTTGGCCTTTCTCCTCGAAGAGAACAGGATCTAAAGATTCTATGTTGCCGCCTTCTCTAAGTGATGTCAAAACCACTACTGATGGTAATTGTCTAGAGAATACGATTAGCACAGCTATAAACAAAGATAAACCCAAacccaatttaaaaaaaataaatgttaggGAAACAACTCCAACTTCTGAACAGGTAGCCTCCTTGAATCTGAAGGATGGGATGAATACTGTAACCTTCACTTTCTCTACAGCTGTGCTGGGGAATCAGCAG GTTGATGCTCGAATATATCTGTGGAAATGGAACACTCGCGTAGTGATCTCTGATGTAGATGGTACAATTACAAG GTCGGATGTTCTTGGTCAATTCATGCCTTTGGTTGGTATTGACTGGTCACAGACAGGTGTGGCACATTTATTCTCGGCTATTAAG GAGAATGGTTACCAACTTCTTTTTCTCAGTGCTCGTTCAATTTCTCAGGCCTACCTTACACGGCAATTCCTTGTTAATCTTAAACAG GATGGAAAAGTCTTACCAGATGGTCCTGTTGTTATTTCTCCTGATGGACTTTTTCCCTCTCTATATCGGGAAG GGATACGGATGAAATCAGCTACCTTAAGGTTGGAATTCCCTTGGGAAAAATCTTCATAA
- the LOC137820203 gene encoding phosphatidate phosphatase PAH2-like isoform X3: MQTVGRILSQGVYTVSGPFHPFGGAVDIVVVEQQDGSFKSSPWYVRFGKFQGVLKSREKVIDISVNGVRAGFQMYLDHKGEAYFLRETVAQEEGNLMFPSSSSPTSDAKSDHSRRSRSCDYDGGDDVAKTGSRRSRILGFVFGRRSLKQRAGNGDGIGNRVGSLERAEIAANLLDLKWSTNLSGEQGQEVLATSSGDGNVVVNDGQLKEGACLGRECDLNGKEVVYDIAESDVQVACVKVKLVEKELNGEEVSGVSTVDTSGDNSNDISKEDVSADGVCRETPETSKLGVSCSSEHAQEVVYLAGAAGCEEVRVHVHDEVLHRATVLLSEGTQAVEVIEKADLGMPVLGISEFHSGVQQINCMDSGDIIYNEVDIEEQSISPKPQTFSIGHCSGEKVEPNLPSSYSILHDQAISENIMHKDVSSSLSTPLDSVDDCLPRKASRRSPSPSSEDQNFLFTDLDEIVINDRSERTHLPEHLDKEDRVSYEDDTEKLTAISGPIAIRRNEAVGEKVGQHSGSLPNLSFGSDIVVQHDVRCPLSQSLDSRSKSLPCEFPRKDDLECQKPDEDKGNHLTPEESGAKDYHDSGEIKGDDLSTHNPSPAGNWRLWPFSSKRTGSKDSMLPPSLSDVKTTTDGNCLENTISTAINKDKPKPNLKKINVRETTPTSEQVASLNLKDGMNTVTFTFSTAVLGNQQVDARIYLWKWNTRVVISDVDGTITRSDVLGQFMPLVGIDWSQTGVAHLFSAIKENGYQLLFLSARSISQAYLTRQFLVNLKQDGKVLPDGPVVISPDGLFPSLYREVIRRVPHEFKIACLEGYG; this comes from the exons ATGCAAACGGTGGGGAGAATACTGAGTCAGGGCGTGTATACGGTTTCGGGCCCGTTTCATCCGTTCGGTGGCGCCGTCGATATTGTGGTGGTAGAACAGCAAGATGGAAGTTTCAAGTCCTCGCCCTGGTACGTTCGATTCGGCAAATTCCAGGGGGTTTTGAAGTCAAGGGAAAAGGTGATTGATATCTCTGTCAATGGGGTGCGTGCGGGTTTCCAAATGTATCTCGATCATAAGGGGGAAGCTTACTTTCTCAGGGAAACCGTTGCACAAGAAGAAGGCAATTTGATGTTTCCGTCTTCTTCGTCTCCTACTAGCGATGCTAAAAGTGATCACTCTCGCAGGTCCAGGAGTTGCGATTATGACGGTGGAGATGATGTGGCAAAGACTGGTTCTCGCCGTTCCAGAATACTTGGCTTTGTGTTTGGGAGGAGGTCTTTGAAGCAGAGAGCGGGTAATGGTGATGGGATTGGGAACAGGGTGGGTTCGTTGGAGCGTGCTGAGATTGCGGCTAACTTGTTAGACCTCAAGTGGTCCACTAATCTCTCCGGGGAACAAGGGCAAGAGGTTCTTGCTACCTCGTCTGGGGATGGTAACGTGGTCGTGAACGATGGTCAGTTGAAAGAGGGAGCTTGTCTTGGTCGTGAGTGTGACTTGAATGGGAAGGAAGTTGTGTATGATATTGCAGAGTCTGACGTGCAAGTTGCGTGCGTGAAGGTGAAGCTTGTGGAAAAGGAATTGAATGGAGAAGAAGTTTCTGGTGTGAGCACTGTTGATACATCGGGTGATAATAGTAATGATATTTCCAAAGAGGATGTTTCGGCTGATGGGGTTTGCCGTGAAACACCAGAGACTTCCAAGTTGGGCGTGTCTTGTTCTAGTGAACACGCTCAAGAGGTGGTGTACCTTGCTGGCGCAGCAGGATGTGAAGAAGTCCGCGTCCATGTCCATGATGAAGTCTTGCATCGTGCAACTGTACTGCTATCTGAG GGTACACAAGCTGTGGAAGTTATTGAGAAAGCTGATCTTGGGATGCCGGTACTGGGGATCTCTGAGTTCCATTCCGGGGTTCAGCAAATAAATTGTATGGATTCTGGTGATATTATTTATAATGAGGTGGATATTGAAGAGCAATCAATATCTCCAAAACCTCAAACTTTTAGCATAGGACATTGTTCAGGTGAGAAAGTTGAGCCCAATTTACCTTCCAGCTACAGCATTCTGCATGACCAAGCCATAAGCGAGAATATAATGCACAAGGACGTCTCCAGCTCATTATCGACTCCTCTGGACTCTGTTGATGATTGTTTACCTAGAAAAGCATCAAGGAGATCACCATCACCAAGTTCAGAGGATCAAAATTTCCTTTTCACTGACCTTGATGAAATTGTAATCAATGATCGATCAGAGAGAACACACTTACCTGAACATTTAGATAAAGAAGATCGTGTTTCTTATGAGGATGACACTGAAAAGTTAACAGCAATATCCGGTCCTATAGCCATTCGTAGAAATGAAGCTGTTGGAGAGAAAGTTGGGCAACATTCGGGATCCTTGCCAAATCTTTCTTTTGGCAGTGACATTGTGGTCCAACATGATGTTCGTTGTCCTTTAAGTCAATCACTGGACTCAAGATCAAAATCCTTGCCATGTGAATTTCCTCGAAAAGATGATTTAGAATGTCAAAAACCGGATGAAGACAAAGGAAACCACCTAACACCCGAGGAGTCAGGTGCCAAGGATTATCATGATTCTGGGGAAATCAAAG GAGATGATCTATCAACACACAACCCTTCCCCTGCTGGAAACTGGAGACTTTGGCCTTTCTCCTCGAAGAGAACAGGATCTAAAGATTCTATGTTGCCGCCTTCTCTAAGTGATGTCAAAACCACTACTGATGGTAATTGTCTAGAGAATACGATTAGCACAGCTATAAACAAAGATAAACCCAAacccaatttaaaaaaaataaatgttaggGAAACAACTCCAACTTCTGAACAGGTAGCCTCCTTGAATCTGAAGGATGGGATGAATACTGTAACCTTCACTTTCTCTACAGCTGTGCTGGGGAATCAGCAG GTTGATGCTCGAATATATCTGTGGAAATGGAACACTCGCGTAGTGATCTCTGATGTAGATGGTACAATTACAAG GTCGGATGTTCTTGGTCAATTCATGCCTTTGGTTGGTATTGACTGGTCACAGACAGGTGTGGCACATTTATTCTCGGCTATTAAG GAGAATGGTTACCAACTTCTTTTTCTCAGTGCTCGTTCAATTTCTCAGGCCTACCTTACACGGCAATTCCTTGTTAATCTTAAACAG GATGGAAAAGTCTTACCAGATGGTCCTGTTGTTATTTCTCCTGATGGACTTTTTCCCTCTCTATATCGGGAAG TTATTAGGAGGGTTCCCCACGAATTCAAAATTGCATGCTTAGAG GGATACGGATGA
- the LOC137820203 gene encoding phosphatidate phosphatase PAH2-like isoform X1, with amino-acid sequence MQTVGRILSQGVYTVSGPFHPFGGAVDIVVVEQQDGSFKSSPWYVRFGKFQGVLKSREKVIDISVNGVRAGFQMYLDHKGEAYFLRETVAQEEGNLMFPSSSSPTSDAKSDHSRRSRSCDYDGGDDVAKTGSRRSRILGFVFGRRSLKQRAGNGDGIGNRVGSLERAEIAANLLDLKWSTNLSGEQGQEVLATSSGDGNVVVNDGQLKEGACLGRECDLNGKEVVYDIAESDVQVACVKVKLVEKELNGEEVSGVSTVDTSGDNSNDISKEDVSADGVCRETPETSKLGVSCSSEHAQEVVYLAGAAGCEEVRVHVHDEVLHRATVLLSEGTQAVEVIEKADLGMPVLGISEFHSGVQQINCMDSGDIIYNEVDIEEQSISPKPQTFSIGHCSGEKVEPNLPSSYSILHDQAISENIMHKDVSSSLSTPLDSVDDCLPRKASRRSPSPSSEDQNFLFTDLDEIVINDRSERTHLPEHLDKEDRVSYEDDTEKLTAISGPIAIRRNEAVGEKVGQHSGSLPNLSFGSDIVVQHDVRCPLSQSLDSRSKSLPCEFPRKDDLECQKPDEDKGNHLTPEESGAKDYHDSGEIKGDDLSTHNPSPAGNWRLWPFSSKRTGSKDSMLPPSLSDVKTTTDGNCLENTISTAINKDKPKPNLKKINVRETTPTSEQVASLNLKDGMNTVTFTFSTAVLGNQQVDARIYLWKWNTRVVISDVDGTITRSDVLGQFMPLVGIDWSQTGVAHLFSAIKENGYQLLFLSARSISQAYLTRQFLVNLKQDGKVLPDGPVVISPDGLFPSLYREVIRRVPHEFKIACLEVIKDLFPSDCNPFYAGFGNRDTDEISYLKVGIPLGKIFIINPRGEVVVNRRVDAKSYASLHALVNGIFPPPNSSEQEDFNSWNFWKLPPPDIDI; translated from the exons ATGCAAACGGTGGGGAGAATACTGAGTCAGGGCGTGTATACGGTTTCGGGCCCGTTTCATCCGTTCGGTGGCGCCGTCGATATTGTGGTGGTAGAACAGCAAGATGGAAGTTTCAAGTCCTCGCCCTGGTACGTTCGATTCGGCAAATTCCAGGGGGTTTTGAAGTCAAGGGAAAAGGTGATTGATATCTCTGTCAATGGGGTGCGTGCGGGTTTCCAAATGTATCTCGATCATAAGGGGGAAGCTTACTTTCTCAGGGAAACCGTTGCACAAGAAGAAGGCAATTTGATGTTTCCGTCTTCTTCGTCTCCTACTAGCGATGCTAAAAGTGATCACTCTCGCAGGTCCAGGAGTTGCGATTATGACGGTGGAGATGATGTGGCAAAGACTGGTTCTCGCCGTTCCAGAATACTTGGCTTTGTGTTTGGGAGGAGGTCTTTGAAGCAGAGAGCGGGTAATGGTGATGGGATTGGGAACAGGGTGGGTTCGTTGGAGCGTGCTGAGATTGCGGCTAACTTGTTAGACCTCAAGTGGTCCACTAATCTCTCCGGGGAACAAGGGCAAGAGGTTCTTGCTACCTCGTCTGGGGATGGTAACGTGGTCGTGAACGATGGTCAGTTGAAAGAGGGAGCTTGTCTTGGTCGTGAGTGTGACTTGAATGGGAAGGAAGTTGTGTATGATATTGCAGAGTCTGACGTGCAAGTTGCGTGCGTGAAGGTGAAGCTTGTGGAAAAGGAATTGAATGGAGAAGAAGTTTCTGGTGTGAGCACTGTTGATACATCGGGTGATAATAGTAATGATATTTCCAAAGAGGATGTTTCGGCTGATGGGGTTTGCCGTGAAACACCAGAGACTTCCAAGTTGGGCGTGTCTTGTTCTAGTGAACACGCTCAAGAGGTGGTGTACCTTGCTGGCGCAGCAGGATGTGAAGAAGTCCGCGTCCATGTCCATGATGAAGTCTTGCATCGTGCAACTGTACTGCTATCTGAG GGTACACAAGCTGTGGAAGTTATTGAGAAAGCTGATCTTGGGATGCCGGTACTGGGGATCTCTGAGTTCCATTCCGGGGTTCAGCAAATAAATTGTATGGATTCTGGTGATATTATTTATAATGAGGTGGATATTGAAGAGCAATCAATATCTCCAAAACCTCAAACTTTTAGCATAGGACATTGTTCAGGTGAGAAAGTTGAGCCCAATTTACCTTCCAGCTACAGCATTCTGCATGACCAAGCCATAAGCGAGAATATAATGCACAAGGACGTCTCCAGCTCATTATCGACTCCTCTGGACTCTGTTGATGATTGTTTACCTAGAAAAGCATCAAGGAGATCACCATCACCAAGTTCAGAGGATCAAAATTTCCTTTTCACTGACCTTGATGAAATTGTAATCAATGATCGATCAGAGAGAACACACTTACCTGAACATTTAGATAAAGAAGATCGTGTTTCTTATGAGGATGACACTGAAAAGTTAACAGCAATATCCGGTCCTATAGCCATTCGTAGAAATGAAGCTGTTGGAGAGAAAGTTGGGCAACATTCGGGATCCTTGCCAAATCTTTCTTTTGGCAGTGACATTGTGGTCCAACATGATGTTCGTTGTCCTTTAAGTCAATCACTGGACTCAAGATCAAAATCCTTGCCATGTGAATTTCCTCGAAAAGATGATTTAGAATGTCAAAAACCGGATGAAGACAAAGGAAACCACCTAACACCCGAGGAGTCAGGTGCCAAGGATTATCATGATTCTGGGGAAATCAAAG GAGATGATCTATCAACACACAACCCTTCCCCTGCTGGAAACTGGAGACTTTGGCCTTTCTCCTCGAAGAGAACAGGATCTAAAGATTCTATGTTGCCGCCTTCTCTAAGTGATGTCAAAACCACTACTGATGGTAATTGTCTAGAGAATACGATTAGCACAGCTATAAACAAAGATAAACCCAAacccaatttaaaaaaaataaatgttaggGAAACAACTCCAACTTCTGAACAGGTAGCCTCCTTGAATCTGAAGGATGGGATGAATACTGTAACCTTCACTTTCTCTACAGCTGTGCTGGGGAATCAGCAG GTTGATGCTCGAATATATCTGTGGAAATGGAACACTCGCGTAGTGATCTCTGATGTAGATGGTACAATTACAAG GTCGGATGTTCTTGGTCAATTCATGCCTTTGGTTGGTATTGACTGGTCACAGACAGGTGTGGCACATTTATTCTCGGCTATTAAG GAGAATGGTTACCAACTTCTTTTTCTCAGTGCTCGTTCAATTTCTCAGGCCTACCTTACACGGCAATTCCTTGTTAATCTTAAACAG GATGGAAAAGTCTTACCAGATGGTCCTGTTGTTATTTCTCCTGATGGACTTTTTCCCTCTCTATATCGGGAAG TTATTAGGAGGGTTCCCCACGAATTCAAAATTGCATGCTTAGAG GTCATCAAGGATCTTTTTCCTTCTGATTGCAATCCTTTCTATGCTGGTTTTGGTAATAGGGATACGGATGAAATCAGCTACCTTAAGGTTGGAATTCCCTTGGGAAAAATCTTCATAATTAATCCCAGG GGAGAGGTTGTTGTAAACCGTCGCGTTGACGCAAAATCATATGCTTCTCTGCATGCTCTCGTGAATGGGATTTTCCCCCCTCCGAACTCTTCTGAACAG GAGGACTTTAATTCATGGAATTTTTGGAAGCTACCCCCTCCTGATATAGATATTTGA